The Brumimicrobium sp. genomic interval TAGATGTGAAAGGAGAGTGGGTTATCCAGCCTGAATATCAAAAAGCAAAAAAATTCAATTCAGGTTGGGCACTTGTCTTTGATGGTGTAAAATGGTCGTATGTTAATTCTAAAAATGAAAAATTAAAAGTTCCTTCTGCTGATAAGTATTTTGACTTTCAAGAAAATGGAATTGCTATTATTACAACTGTAGATAAGAAAGTAGGACTAATTGATAGATCTGGAAAATATATTTTGGAACCTCAATATGAAGTAATTAAACCATTTTCTAACGGAAGAGCTCGTTATAAAGATGGGGCAAAATGGGGAATGATTGATACAAAAGGTAAAGTAGTTATCAAGGCAGAATATGATGAAATAGGAGATTATAACAAGAATGGTTATTGGGCGAAAAAGGGTGCTTCTTTTGGCTTGTTTATGAATGATGATTTCAAATTGCTTGAAGGAATCGAAAAAATCTGGGATTTTACAGGACAATCAACGATTACTTATGCAAAGAGTAATGGGAAAATTGGTTTTATTGACAATAAAGGTAAGTGGGTGATAGAACCCACATACGATAAAGTCAAAGCATTTAATGCTGGTATGGCACCAGTTTATAAATCTAAAAAATGGGGTTATGTAAATGATAAAGGAGAGTTGGTGATTGAATTGAAATATGCTGATGCGGAAATATTTGGAGATAATGGTTTAGCTCCTGTGAAAGAATCTAAATCATGGGGTTTTGTTGATAAAACGGGGAAGGTTGTAATTCCTTTTCAGTATGAAATAACCTTTGGTTTCTCTGGATTGTTCTCTAACGGTTTTAACAAAGGATTTATCGATGGTCTAGCTCGTGTATCTTCTAAAAAGAATATGGGATTTATTAATGAAAAAGATGAAGTCATAGGTAAATGGTATCAACATGTTGAATTGTTTTCAAAATAAAAATGAAATAAATCCCTATTCTTCAATTTAAACTGCATTACAAAGAATACCTGAAAAATATCAGGTTTTTAAATAAATAATATATTATTATATAGAAGTATACACAAATTATTAAATTTACCCTCCAGCAAATCAGAAATATGTTTTTTAACGAAGAAAGTAAATCAGCATTAGATGCAATCGAATATGGACACTTGATAGCTTATGCGCCAATAGCATTTCAGGCTACCCGTTCATTAAGAAATTTGGGAATTTTAGATGAAATCATCAAAGCAGGGCGAGAAGGTATTACCTTAGAGGATATTGTGTCTAAAGTAGATGTGTCTCATTATGGTGTACGAGTTCTAGTTGAGGCAGGTTTAGGAATTGGACTAATCCTTGAGAATGATGGGAAATATACTTTGACAAAAACGGGAATTTTTATTATGAACGATAAGATGACTCGCATCAATATGGATTTTGTTCATGATGTTTGTTATGAAGGAATGTTTTATTTGGAGGAATCTATACTTAATGGAAAGCCAGAGGGACTAAAAGTATTTGGAGAGAAATGGAACACAATTTATGAAGCACTTTCTTCTTTGCCTTCCCAAGTACAAAAATCTTGGTTTGCGTTTGATCATTATTATTCTGATGATGCTTTAGCACAGGTTT includes:
- a CDS encoding WG repeat-containing protein yields the protein MKKFLLFCLSFTLLSMVSYSQELALVKEKDLFGYINKSGEEVIKPKFAKAESFSDGYAAAMTSDKKWGYIDVKGEWVIQPEYQKAKKFNSGWALVFDGVKWSYVNSKNEKLKVPSADKYFDFQENGIAIITTVDKKVGLIDRSGKYILEPQYEVIKPFSNGRARYKDGAKWGMIDTKGKVVIKAEYDEIGDYNKNGYWAKKGASFGLFMNDDFKLLEGIEKIWDFTGQSTITYAKSNGKIGFIDNKGKWVIEPTYDKVKAFNAGMAPVYKSKKWGYVNDKGELVIELKYADAEIFGDNGLAPVKESKSWGFVDKTGKVVIPFQYEITFGFSGLFSNGFNKGFIDGLARVSSKKNMGFINEKDEVIGKWYQHVELFSK